GGTGCGATTAATATTGAAACGAATTCTCCATCTGAAAAAATGCCGTTTCCTGATAAAGTTGTTCAGGAAGCTTTGAACGATTTATCTGATTCTATTAATATGGTTACTGGAATTACTCATCCTTCTGACAATGAACAATGCAAAACTTATCTTCGAGCTTTGCACAAATATGGATATGAGTTAAATGCCACTAAGATATTTTCATATTTGACCGCGGCACGCGGATGGGAATCGGACAATGCTAATGATGTGATTAAGTTAATAAACAAGCTTAACTCTGGAGGATATTTTATGGGAGGAGAAAAAACTGGATTGCAAAATTATATTAAAGATTGGAAATCACGAAAATAAGCACTTCGCACAACAGCGGTTTCACGCAATTGCTGCTTTCTTTGTAAAATAAACGAGCTTTTTCCATAACTTCGTTCTGTCCAGCCGAGAGTACTCAGTTCCAAAAGCCGCAACTGACGTGAAGCCGCCGGACGTTGTGCGACATAGTGCCCAAACTGCGTGATAAAAAACAAATAAAATGAAATACTTTTTTCTCATATTTCTTTGTTCGAGCTTTATATGTAAAGCACAAACTTTTGAATTGATAAATCAACTAGAAAAGACAAATCAAGATTGCTTGGATAAAGGAATTGATATGTTGGCTTGTTCAAAAAACCATTACAAAATTCTAGACAGTTTAATGAATTCTGCTTATGAAAACTTAAAGCGGCAAGTCAAAGACAATAACCGTAAAGACTTAGATTACACACAAAAAAGTTGGTTAAAAAAGCGCACTAAGCTTTTTGCTAATGCATATGTTGAAACGAAAAAAGAAGGGTTTGAAGAAGGAACAAAAGATTTTGAAATGACTTATATTGACAAAAAGAGTCAAATTATCATCACATATCTAAGACTAATGGTAAAATCAACTAAGTAACTACGTCGCACAACAGCGTTTTCACGCAATTGCTGCTTCCCTTGTAAAATGAAACACCTTTTTCCATAACTTCGTTCTGTCCAGCCGAGAGTACTCAGTTCCAAATGCCGCAACTGACGTGAAGCCGCCGGACGTTATGCGACAGTTTGTGACGACCGAACTAAAATCAACTTAAATATATGAATTGGCTAATATCTGCAAACTCCTCAATGTTCGATCATGTAAGCGTCTTTGAGCATTTTGGATTTATTGATTGGAAGCAAGGCAATGGGAAATATCAAATAAATGATATTGTATATATTTATTGTACAATTCCAGCCAAAAAGATTCAGTATAAATGCGTTGTCGAAAAAATCAATTTGGCATCTTCAGAAATACAACACAACGAAACATATTGGATTGATAAATCTGAATATCAAAAAGCACTTGAAGGAAAATACATGAAACTCACTTTAATTGAACAAATCTATAGTTCAAAAATGAGTTTGGAGAATTTGATTCTAAATGGTTTGAAAGCAGCGCCCCAAGGTTCAAAAAAACTGTATGGAAATCTTCTTAAATACATTGAAAGTAATTTCAGCGATTCAAATCAAAATGATGTATTTCCAGACATGGTTAACGAAGATTCAAATGCATATGAAGGAATCAAGAAATCTGTTGTCGTCAATAAATACGAACGAAGTTCAATCGCACGAAGTAAATGTATTGAACATCATGGAACTTTATGTAAAGTGTGTAACTTGGACTTTTCAAAAATGTATGGTGATTTAGGAAAAGGTTTTATACATGTTCACCACATTATTCCAATTCACAAAATCGGCAAAGAATATAAAGTAAATTATGTTGAAGACTTGATTCCAGTTTGTCCAAATTGTCATGCAATGCTTCATCGAAAACTAAACGGTAACGAAATCTCAGTCCAGGAATTGAAAAAATTAGTACAAAGATAAACCGTCGCATAACAGCGGTTTCACGCAATTGCTACTTTCCGTGTAAAATGAAACATCTTTTTCCATAACTTCGTCCTGTCCACGCCGAGAGTACTCAGTTCCAAATGCCGCAACTGACGTGAAGCCGCCGGACGTTAGCGGTCATTGCAAAGTGACATCGACCATAAGAAACAGACATAATTAAAATTATAAAAAGTACATGACCAAAAGTAAACTAATAGAAATGAATAACGTTGGTGTAGTTGTAGAAAACCTTGACAATGCAATTACATTTTTCACAGAAATTGGACTTACACTTGAAGGAAGAATGATGGTTGAAGGTGAATGGGCAGGACAAGTAACTGGACTTGGAAATCAATCCGTAGAAGTTGCTATGATGGTAACACCAGACGGACATAGCCGACTTGAACTTTCAAAATTTTTAAGTCCTAAGACCATTTCGGATCATAGGACAGCGCCAGTTAATTCTCTGGGCTATCTCCGAGTTATGTTCAGGGTTGATAACCTTGACGAATTATTAATCCGACTTGAAAAACAAGGGTTTGAAATCGTTGGAGAAGTAGTAAACTATGAAACCATTTATAAACTTTGTTACATTCGTGGAACAGAAGGACTTCTTGTTGGTTTAGCTGAGCAACTTAACAATAAAACTGTGACAGATGTTTTGGAAAACAATGAGTGAGCACAAACAACGAACCGCTAACAGCGGTTTCACGCAATTGCTACTTTCTTTGTAAAATGAACCACCTTTTTCCATAACTTCGTTCTGTCCAGCCGAGAATACTCAGCTTCGAAAGCCGCAACTGACGTGAAGCCGCCGGACGTTATGGGCAATTGTAAACCGAACAAAATGAAAACATCGTTAATAATTACACTTTTTTTCAGTTGCTTTTTAGTAAAAGCACAAAGTGTAACTGTCGGAGGCAGAATTTTTGAAGCAGATAAATCTAGAGCTTGTAATCCAGATCGAATCTTTGTAGTTTCGGTGACACCTGCCAAATTCGATAACTCTAACGGCGAATTAGTGCAGCGATTAAATGCATCAATACCATTCGATAAATCGATTTCTGGTGAAGTAAGATTATTGTTTACAATAAATTGTGAAGCAGAAGCTTATGGCTTTCAAACTATAAAAGGTATTTCTGAGGAGATAGATAATCAGATAATTGAGAGTCTTGAAAAAATGCAAAGTTGGATTGCTGGGATTCAAAACGGAAAACCTATAGACACAATGTATAGTTTGATCCTCTCAATTAAAAAAGGAAAATTCAAGTCTAAGTAGAACAACTGCCCATAACAGCGGTTTCACGCAATTGCTACTTTTCTTGTAAAATGAACCACCTTTTTCCATAACTTCGTTCTGTCCCGCCGAGAGTACTCAGTTTCAAATGCCGCAACTGACGTGAAGCCGCCGGACGTTACATGTGGTCGCTCCGCTCTCCGAATGAAGGCATGTCGTTTGTTGAGAAGTCCGGCTTGTGTTTGAGTAAATTTTACCTCTCTCACTATTTTTCACGGCTCAACTTTGTGGCTACGTTGTGTTAGAGTAGACGGGGAAATTGTCATTCTTGTTTGCGATTCTTGTTGCCGAGAGTTCTCTGCGAGACTTAATCGGGACTTAAGTATTGCGCAAAATGCATGCGTTGAAATCTTAACGTAGAAAACGTGCGTGTAAATTGGAGAATTTAAAAAACGTAATGGAGTGGAGTTTCTCTGTGGTTACTTTGTGTGATTTTGCGAATGTGTCGCGACCCATGTAACAGCGGTTTCACGCAATTGCTACTCACTTTGTAAAATGAACGACCTTTTTCCATAACTTCGTTCTGTCCAGCCGAGACTACTCAGTTCCAAAAGCCGCAACTGACGTGAAGCCACCGGATGTTAGCAGCAATTTTTAAACTAACCGTTATGCGTAATTACATTTTCGTTTTATTATTCGTTATAAATTTCGGATGTAACAAAAAGGAAATAAAAGAAGAAATTACTTTTTCCGGAATTGATAGCTGCTCAACCGAAGATATTAATTTGGCGAAGAGTGATATTGCGAAAGGTAAGCGCATTTACTTTCTTGGTGTACGACAATTCGAATCGATTGAAAATGTCCTTAGCGTGCAGAAGTACTTAAAAACCACAAAAAATATAGATGTTGATTTTTGGACGGCGAGTTGTATTCCTTCAATTGGAAAAGATAAATGTTATGAGCTTTATATGAATTCTGATTTTGAACAAAAAATGGGTAAAGCAATAATTGACACAATAAAAGTAGCATTGACTAGAAAACATCTAAAATATTTTGAGCTACATTAAAACTGCTGCTAACAGCGGTTTCACGCAATTGCTGCTTTCGTTGTAAAATGAACTTCTTTTTTCCATAACTTCGTGTTGTCCACGCCGAGAGTACTCAGTTCCAAAAGCCGCAACTGACGTGAAGCCGCCGGACGTTACAAGCAATGCTAACAAAAATCGCGTAATTGGGATGCAAAAAACCGCAACTTTACTTGATCGAACTAAGGCTTCAACAATTGATATTTTGTTATTGATTTTAGCAGGCGCTTTTACAACTCTTGCACTTAGCTATTTTGAGAATGTCCCAATTGGGGTGAGACAATCAATATTCATAGCATTGGTACTTTACGAACCAGTTTTTATAATTTTTGGAGGTACCGTTGGTGATCGATTAATGAATATTAGAGTGCGTAAAAGCGCAAACGAATCTAAAAATATAAACATTTTACAATCTTTAATTCGCTTTATTTTTAAGCTAACATTCGGTTGGTTTTCGTACATTTCAATATTCAAAAATCCTAGGAAAAGAACCCTTCATGATTTAATCTCAATGACATCAGTAGTAACAATTAAGCACAGCTTGTAACAGCGGTTTCACGCAATTGCTGCTTCCCTTGTAAAATGAACGACCTTTTTCCATAACTTCGTTTTGTCCAGCCGAGAATACTCAGCTTCGAAAGCCGTAACTGACGTGAAGCCGCCGGACGTTATGAGAAATGCTGCCACGGCGCGAAGAGGACGCTCACCTTATCATTCAAATTGGTATCTTTGGGCGTGGAAAAAAATCTTTACATAATTGCTGGTTGCAACGGAGCTGGAAAAACTACTGCTTCCTTTACAATTTTGCCTGAAATCCTGGATTGTAAGGAATTTGTGAACGCAGATGAAATTGCCAAAGGGCTCTCCCCTTTTCAGCCTGAAAAAGTTTCTTTTGAATCGGGCAGAATTATGCTTCGCAGGATTAACGAACTTTTGGAAGCAAATGAAAATTTCGCTTTTGAAACCACTTTAGCAACCAAAAGTTACAGGTCAAAAATCCTTGAAGCCAAAGCCAAAAATTACAATGTCACTTTGCTTTTCTTTTGGCTGCAAAATTCTGAATTGGCAATTGAGCGTGTAAAAACAAGAGTTGCTGAAGGCGGACATAACATCGAAACCGACGTTATTAATCGACGATACCTTGCCGGAATCAAAAATTTGTTCGACATTTATATTTCAATTGTTGATGAAGTTTTGATTTTTGACAATTCAGAAGGAAAACATGATCTGATTGCTGAAAAGATTTTTGATGCAGAAATCAATATTTTGAACGAAAAAAAGTTTGATAAACTTAAAAGCTATTACAAATGAAAACTCATAAGCGAACAACAAACCAAGCGAAAATTGTAGCAGGAATGGACAAAGTCTATGAAAAACTTATTGAGTTCAAAAAGAGAATGAATAGTGACCTTGTTATTTTAAAAGATAATAAAATCACGCGGGTTAAACCTTAGCACTTCTCATAACAGCGGTTTCACGCAATTGCTCATCCCGTTGTAAAATGAACCGCCTTTTCCCTAACTTCGTTCTGTACAGCCAAGAGTACTCAGTTCGAAATGCCGCAACTGACGTGAAGCCGCCGGACGTTAGCAGAGATTATACCAAACATACGTAAATGAAACTTAGAATATTATTTTTTTTGTTCATAATTATTATTGCTGGCTGTGGAAGAAAGACGATAGAAAAAAAAGATCTCTGTCAATTTGAATTACAACGTGTAAAAAAATATAACTATAAAATTTATAGGATATGCATTAACTCTGATTTTGCTTTTACAGAAGAAATTTTTAAAACATTAATTTTCAAAAATGGAGAAAAATTTGATGCAAATGGCGGATATGAGTTGAATGGCAATATCGGAGAATGGATATCTGAAGATACATTGACTATATATCGATTTGATAATAAATTTGAACAACCACAAGATACAATCGCTAAGATAAGTTTTGAAAAATATGGTAATTTAAACTTTAAAATATTTAATTATGGAGCAATTAATTCCAGTAGCTTAAATGAATATACCTTCGAGTCTTTCGAATTGAGAAATAATAAACTACATCTTCACGGCATAAAGAGAATTGCAGGTCCGGAAATGGATACTAACATATTCTTAAACTTGGGAAATTTGAAAATTCAAACCAAATCTGACACAATAACAAAATTGTCTTATGATAGAATTGAAACTTCAATGGATTTTACATATCATAATCCTGACGGTTCATTTACGGATAATCTTCCAGAAATTAAAATTCTGACGACAGATTTTTATCCCAAAAAGAAGACAAAATTATCATCAAAAAATAATTTAGATAGAATTTTTATAGATATCAAATAATCTCTGCTAACAGCGGTTTCAAGCAATTCCTCCTACCCGTGTAAAATGAACCACCTTCTTCCATAACTTCGTTTTCCAGCTGACTCCCTACGCTTAGGGGCAGCTTCGAAAGCAGAAATAATTTACCTTAGCTAAAAAAACCATGAAAAAGATCCTGATCCTACTGTTGATTGCGTTATATCCAAAAATAAATTATGCCCAAACTGATAATATCGCAGAGAAAATCCAGGGACAATGGATTTTTGAAAAAACCAGGTCAGTGGAACAATTGCCTGACGCTACTTCCGGGAATCGTGAAACGGTGCCAGACGGGAAGATAACGGTATATTTCAAAGCTGACAACACCGGGAATTTTAATTTCCCCGATAAGGACTCTGAAAAATTCACCTGAGCCATCAATCGGAACCGCATTATAATCACTTATTCCGGTGAGAATCCCTTATGCAAACCCTTCAATAGTGATTTTAAGGCCATCATCCGGGACAGGAAAGGCAGTCAGAAAATGGAGCTTATAAAAAGCAGCTTAACGATTTCACTTACACGTTAAGATGCTATTGATGCAAACCCAGATTATTTACGTGGTACAGGATATTGCCTCCTGATATTGCGAATCAGTTCTTCAAGCCCATTCAGTTTCAGCTCATATACCAATTGCATTTGCTGTCCCAACTCCCCTTTCGGAAAACCTTTTTGTTGGTACCAAACGACATAATATTCAGGCAGATCAATCAGGAATCGTCCTTCGTATTTTCCGAACGGCATTTTGGCATGCGCCAGCTTGATGAGTTGTTGCTGATTTTGATCCACTGCAGAATGAAACTGACTACCGTTTATTTCCAGTGAAAAGTCACTTCCTTTTCAATATCCGGATGAAGGCTCAGGAAAACAGGGCAAGTCATAGCCGCGCGCTCTAAAATAACCTTGCTCTTATCTGTAGTACTGACAGACATATTCAGCACTACAACTATTTTTGAAATCTTCCTGGGCTCCGGCTGCATGATTTTTGTCACTTCAACGGTCGATCCGGCCAGATCCAGTTCCAAATCTTTGGATTTGATGGCCATTATCGATACCATGCAGCTTCCCAAAGCGTTGGCCACCATATCAGTTGGCGAAAAAGCTTCGCCTTTTCCATGATTGTCTGTAGGGGCATCCGTGATAATTTCGCTGCCTGATTGCAGGTGAATCGAAGAAGTACGCAAATCGCCGAGGTAAGTTACTTTTGATGTCATTGTCGTTTAATTTGCTTCTTTAACAGATAAATCGGTATCGTAGTAAAGGATGTAAAAACCTTTGTTCATGTAAGTTCCTGAGGGCAATTTCTCATAATCGAAACGGTTTTCAACCTGCTCACTTGAAGTGGTTTCTACCGTTTCCATAAACGGTTTTTCCTGCGAAAGCCTGAGCATCGCATCAAAAACCACATCGAAACCTCGTGTAGCGTACTGATTCGGGAATATTTTGTTTTTATCTTTATAATCCTTTTCGAAAACCACCGCTTCAGCACTGTCATTGTCTTTTGTCAAGGAAGGATAAAGCAAATGAAGTTGTGCTAATTTTGCCAATGGCACTTCCTCGAAATCAAACGTATCATTTTTCTCAAGGATGACCAGTTGCAGCTGATAATCCGCCATCATCGGAATCAGTACATTCAGCGTATTGAGTATCAAACCTGTTTTTTCGGAATCAAGTATCACGTAATTCATTTTGCCTTTTACAAAATCCTTTGCGAGAATCTCCGCTGTGAACAATCCTTTTTCATTGAGGCTGACCAGTTTCACATCTTTATGGTTCTGGGCAAAAAACTGTTTCGCTGACAATCTTTTCGGATCCACAATCGCCATGATGTTCGCATTTTTTGTCCGCAGGAAATCCAGCATTTCATTTTTTATCAGTTCTGAAGAAGGCATCGATTGCATGAGGTTTGGGAACTCCCTGCTGGTTTCCTTTGATAAAGGCGAAATCACAGCAACGCCTTTCTTCTGTAGCAATTCAGCCGCTTTTTCAACATTTGCCTGGTAAAATGGCCCGATGACCACATCAGCATCGGCAATATTATTCTGGGAAATCAATGTCGCTACTGAAGACGAATTTTTAGTTTCCTGTGAGTCATAAATTTTGATGTCGATATTCAGGTTTAGCGCTTTCGCAGAATCCACTGCCATCAAGGCACCCGAATAAAAGTCAAGCGTCATGTTCAGGAATTTGTCTTTTTTAAGGCGCGCCGAAGTCGAATTAACCGTATCGCCCTCAATTTTTGAAATGTTGAAAGGAAGCAGTAGCACCAATTGCTTCTTATGGTCCGTGTTCAGCGTTTTTGAAAGTCCGGAAACCGACTTGGTCACTGTTTCATTCACTTTAACCGAAGTTGGGTATTTGATTGTCATTCCTTCCTTTACGCCCTCTTTGAGTTCAGGATTCAATTTGATAAGTTCCTCCTGCGCCATCCCGAATTTCCTGCCAAGGCTATATAAAGTCTCCTTAGGCTTTACCTGGTAATCAACAAATTCCGGCTTCTTAATTTCCGGTTTGATGCTGACGCTCCTGTCTTCTTCAACAGCCACTTCCTGAACGGTATTATTGGTATCAGCATATACTTTCAACCTGAAACCAATTTGCAGGCTGTTTTTAATTTCAGGATTATCAATGTCGAGTTGTGCGACTGTAGTGTTGTATTGCCTGGCAATGGAATATTTGGTTTCACCAGCAACGACAGTATGGTAAACAGGCTCACGCTTCTTATCTGATTTTTTGTCTTTCTTTGTTTCTTTCAAAACAACTTTCACGTCGGATTTCGTAGGGATGTTGATGATCTGCCCTACCTTGAGGCTGTCTTTAGTAAGTCCGGGATTGGCTTTCAGGATTTCCTCCTCTGAAACACCATAAGTTCTTGACAAACCGTAAAGCGTTTCTTTGGCAGCCACCGTATGTGTTTTAACTGTAGTGATACTGGTGACTGCAGTTTTCGAATGGGTTTTCGGCCCACCCGGAATCAACAATACCATATCAGGCTTAAGGCCGTTCTGCGAATCGGGGTTTAACCGGTAGATTTCAGCTGGGGTGATTTTATATTTTTCAGCGATCTGCGTGACCGTTTCACCTTTGGCTACTTTATGCTTAATGATTTTATCCTGCGCAAATGCAGCACACGAAACCATAAAATAAGCCGCTAAAATTACCAATAATTGTCTCATTCTTTTTGTTTTAAGATTACATCCGACAGCATTATTCCCACTCGATCGTTGCCGGTGGTTTAGAACTGATGTCATATACTACGCGGTTTACGCCTTTTACTTTATTGATGATGTCATTAGAGACTTTCATCAGGAAGTCGTATGGCAGGTGTACCCAGTCTGCGGTCATTCCATCAGTCGATTCTACTGCGCGGAGTGCCACTACTTTTTCATAAGTACGTTCATCACCCATCACGCCTACGCTATTCACAGGAAGCAAAATCGCGCCTGCCTGCCAGACTTTATCATACAATCCCCAGGATTTCAATCCGTCGATGAAAACGGCGTCAACGTCCTGTAATATACGGACTTTTTCCGGAGTGATATCACCTAAAATCCTTATTGATAAACCAGGCCCCGGAAACGGGTGGCGTCCTAATAATGCTGCGTCAATTCCCAATGTTGCCCCTACCCTTCGTACCTCATCCTTGAAAAGCATGCGGAGCGGCTCGACTATCTTCAATTTCATATAATCTGGCAATCCGCCTACGTTATGGTGTGATTTGATGGTTGCAGATGGTCCTTTTACCGAAACAGATTCAATCACATCAGGGTAAATTGTACCCTGTGCAAGCCACTTTACATCTTCAATCTGGTGTGCCTCATCGTCAAAAACCTCTATGAACACACGCCCGATGGCTTTCCTTTTCAATTCAGGTTCTTCAATTCCTGCCAATGCGTCGAGGAAACGCTTTGAAGCGTCGACCCCTTTTACATTAAGGCCCATGTCTTTATATTGGTCCAGTACGCTTTCAAATTCATTTTTACGAAGCAAACCATTATTGACGAAAATACAATACAGGTTTTTACCAATGGCCTTATGGAGCAATACTGCCGCAACGGTAGAATCGACACCGCCTGAAAGTCCCAGTACGACTTTATCATCGCCTACTTTCTGTTTCAGTTCGGCGACAATTTCTTCCACGAAAGCATTCGGCGTGAAATTCTGAGGCACGTGTGCAATGTTTACAAGGAAATTTTCGAGCATCGTTTTACCGTCTGTCGAATGGTATACTTCAGGGTGGAACTGGATGGCATAGGTCGTTTCGCCTTCAATCCTGTATGCGGCATTTTCTACGTCATGGGTGCTGGCCAGCCTGATCCCATTTGTGGGGAGTTTTTTAATCGTATCGCTGTGGCTCATCCACACCTGGGAATTTTCGCTTACGCCTTTAAAAAAAGCATCATCGGATTTGATAAAACTCAGATTCGCACGACCGTATTCACGCGTGTCCGACGGCGCTACTTCGCCTCCGCAGAAATGGGAAAGGTATTGCGCACCGTAACAAACGGCCAACAACGGCATTTTTCCGCGAATCTGTGACAAGTCAGGATGTGGCGCGTCTTCAGCACGGACCGAAAACGGGCTGCCTGAAAGGATTACGGCTTTATAGGTTGATAAATCTGAAGGAAAAT
This genomic stretch from Flavobacterium pallidum harbors:
- a CDS encoding lysozyme inhibitor LprI family protein — protein: MKYFFLIFLCSSFICKAQTFELINQLEKTNQDCLDKGIDMLACSKNHYKILDSLMNSAYENLKRQVKDNNRKDLDYTQKSWLKKRTKLFANAYVETKKEGFEEGTKDFEMTYIDKKSQIIITYLRLMVKSTK
- a CDS encoding HNH endonuclease; this encodes MNWLISANSSMFDHVSVFEHFGFIDWKQGNGKYQINDIVYIYCTIPAKKIQYKCVVEKINLASSEIQHNETYWIDKSEYQKALEGKYMKLTLIEQIYSSKMSLENLILNGLKAAPQGSKKLYGNLLKYIESNFSDSNQNDVFPDMVNEDSNAYEGIKKSVVVNKYERSSIARSKCIEHHGTLCKVCNLDFSKMYGDLGKGFIHVHHIIPIHKIGKEYKVNYVEDLIPVCPNCHAMLHRKLNGNEISVQELKKLVQR
- a CDS encoding VOC family protein, whose amino-acid sequence is MTKSKLIEMNNVGVVVENLDNAITFFTEIGLTLEGRMMVEGEWAGQVTGLGNQSVEVAMMVTPDGHSRLELSKFLSPKTISDHRTAPVNSLGYLRVMFRVDNLDELLIRLEKQGFEIVGEVVNYETIYKLCYIRGTEGLLVGLAEQLNNKTVTDVLENNE
- a CDS encoding RDD family protein; amino-acid sequence: MQKTATLLDRTKASTIDILLLILAGAFTTLALSYFENVPIGVRQSIFIALVLYEPVFIIFGGTVGDRLMNIRVRKSANESKNINILQSLIRFIFKLTFGWFSYISIFKNPRKRTLHDLISMTSVVTIKHSL
- a CDS encoding zeta toxin family protein codes for the protein MEKNLYIIAGCNGAGKTTASFTILPEILDCKEFVNADEIAKGLSPFQPEKVSFESGRIMLRRINELLEANENFAFETTLATKSYRSKILEAKAKNYNVTLLFFWLQNSELAIERVKTRVAEGGHNIETDVINRRYLAGIKNLFDIYISIVDEVLIFDNSEGKHDLIAEKIFDAEINILNEKKFDKLKSYYK
- a CDS encoding DUF3820 family protein, with amino-acid sequence MDQNQQQLIKLAHAKMPFGKYEGRFLIDLPEYYVVWYQQKGFPKGELGQQMQLVYELKLNGLEELIRNIRRQYPVPRK
- a CDS encoding OsmC family protein; translated protein: MTSKVTYLGDLRTSSIHLQSGSEIITDAPTDNHGKGEAFSPTDMVANALGSCMVSIMAIKSKDLELDLAGSTVEVTKIMQPEPRKISKIVVVLNMSVSTTDKSKVILERAAMTCPVFLSLHPDIEKEVTFHWK
- a CDS encoding PBP1 and LysM peptidoglycan-binding domain-containing protein; the protein is MRQLLVILAAYFMVSCAAFAQDKIIKHKVAKGETVTQIAEKYKITPAEIYRLNPDSQNGLKPDMVLLIPGGPKTHSKTAVTSITTVKTHTVAAKETLYGLSRTYGVSEEEILKANPGLTKDSLKVGQIINIPTKSDVKVVLKETKKDKKSDKKREPVYHTVVAGETKYSIARQYNTTVAQLDIDNPEIKNSLQIGFRLKVYADTNNTVQEVAVEEDRSVSIKPEIKKPEFVDYQVKPKETLYSLGRKFGMAQEELIKLNPELKEGVKEGMTIKYPTSVKVNETVTKSVSGLSKTLNTDHKKQLVLLLPFNISKIEGDTVNSTSARLKKDKFLNMTLDFYSGALMAVDSAKALNLNIDIKIYDSQETKNSSSVATLISQNNIADADVVIGPFYQANVEKAAELLQKKGVAVISPLSKETSREFPNLMQSMPSSELIKNEMLDFLRTKNANIMAIVDPKRLSAKQFFAQNHKDVKLVSLNEKGLFTAEILAKDFVKGKMNYVILDSEKTGLILNTLNVLIPMMADYQLQLVILEKNDTFDFEEVPLAKLAQLHLLYPSLTKDNDSAEAVVFEKDYKDKNKIFPNQYATRGFDVVFDAMLRLSQEKPFMETVETTSSEQVENRFDYEKLPSGTYMNKGFYILYYDTDLSVKEAN
- the guaA gene encoding glutamine-hydrolyzing GMP synthase, producing MQHNVLILDFGSQYTQLIARRVRELNIFCEIFPYNHFPSDLSTYKAVILSGSPFSVRAEDAPHPDLSQIRGKMPLLAVCYGAQYLSHFCGGEVAPSDTREYGRANLSFIKSDDAFFKGVSENSQVWMSHSDTIKKLPTNGIRLASTHDVENAAYRIEGETTYAIQFHPEVYHSTDGKTMLENFLVNIAHVPQNFTPNAFVEEIVAELKQKVGDDKVVLGLSGGVDSTVAAVLLHKAIGKNLYCIFVNNGLLRKNEFESVLDQYKDMGLNVKGVDASKRFLDALAGIEEPELKRKAIGRVFIEVFDDEAHQIEDVKWLAQGTIYPDVIESVSVKGPSATIKSHHNVGGLPDYMKLKIVEPLRMLFKDEVRRVGATLGIDAALLGRHPFPGPGLSIRILGDITPEKVRILQDVDAVFIDGLKSWGLYDKVWQAGAILLPVNSVGVMGDERTYEKVVALRAVESTDGMTADWVHLPYDFLMKVSNDIINKVKGVNRVVYDISSKPPATIEWE